One window of Cervus canadensis isolate Bull #8, Minnesota chromosome 19, ASM1932006v1, whole genome shotgun sequence genomic DNA carries:
- the RHOH gene encoding rho-related GTP-binding protein RhoH: MLSSIKCVLVGDSAVGKTSLLVRFTSETFPEAYKPTVYENTGVDVFMDGIQISLGLWDTAGNDAFRSIRPLSYQQADVVLLCYSVANHSSFLNLKNKWIGEVRSNLPCTPVLVVATQTDQREVGPHRASCVNAIEGKRLAQDVRAKGYLECSALSNRGVQQVFECAVRTAVNQARRRNRRRFFSINECKIL, translated from the coding sequence ATGCTGAGTTCCATCAAGTGTGTGCTGGTGGGAGACTCTGCTGTGGGGAAAACGTCTCTGCTGGTACGTTTCACCTCGGAAACCTTCCCTGAAGCTTACAAGCCTACAGTATATGAAAATACAGGTGTAGACGTTTTCATGGACGGGATCCAGATCAGCCTGGGCCTCTGGGACACGGCCGGCAACGATGCCTTCAGGAGCATCCGCCCCCTGTCCTACCAGCAGGCGGACGTGGTGTTGCTGTGCTACTCCGTGGCCAACCACAGCTCCTTCCTGAACCTGAAGAACAAGTGGATCGGGGAAGTCAGGAGCAACCTGCCGTGCACCCCCGTGCTGGTGGTGGCCACCCAGACGGACCAGCGGGAGGTGGGGCCCCATCGGGCCTCCTGTGTCAACGCCATCGAAGGGAAGAGGCTGGCCCAGGATGTGCGAGCCAAAGGCTACTTGGAGTGCTCGGCCCTCAGCAACCGGGGCGTCCAGCAGGTGTTTGAGTGTGCCGTCCGGACTGCCGTCAACCAAGCCCGGAGACGCAACAGAAGGAGGTTCTTCTCCATCAACGAGTGCAAGATCCTCTGA